The Lycium barbarum isolate Lr01 chromosome 12, ASM1917538v2, whole genome shotgun sequence genome includes a region encoding these proteins:
- the LOC132624040 gene encoding peroxidase 64-like — MAYFVPLLSTFLIFSIYSQGNALSSNYYAKTCPQAEDTVMKVVKDEAKKDKTVPATLLRMHFHDCFLRGCDASILLSSKGKNTAEKDAPPNGSMHGFYVINGAKRAVEAICPGVVSCADILAFAARDAVVLSGGPYWDVPKGRKDGRISRASETTLLPKPTYNISQLQQSFRQRGLSLDDLVALLGAHTIGFMHCSSFMNRIYNFNATHDIDPTLRPSFAASLKGICPLKNRAKNAGISNDPSSTTFDNTHYRLILQKKSLLSSDHSLLTNPKTKSLVYKFGTSKAAFYKAFSNSMIKMSSLTGGQEVRKDCRVVN; from the exons ATGGCATACTTTGTTCCATTGTTGAGCACATTTCTTATTTTCTCCATATACTCTCAAGGGAATGCACTTAGTTCAAATTACTATGCAAAAACGTGCCCTCAAGCTGAAGATACAGtcatgaaagttgttaaggatgAAGCAAAGAAAGACAAAACAGTGCCCGCAACACTTCTAAGGATGCATTTCCATGATTGTTTCTTACGG GGCTGTGATGCTTCAATTTTGTTAAGCTCCAAGGGGAAAAACACCGCAGAAAAGGATGCGCCTCCTAATGGTTCTATGCACGGGTTCTATGTTATTAATGGGGCAAAGAGGGCAGTCGAAGCTATATGTCCTGGCGTAGTTTCTTGTGCTGATATTTTAGCTTTCGCTGCGAGAGATGCAGTGGTGTTA TCAGGCGGACCATATTGGGACGTGCCTAAAGGAAGAAAAGACGGACGAATATCAAGAGCCAGTGAAACAACACTACTGCCAAAGCCTACATACAACATTTCTCAACTCCAACAAAGCTTCCGTCAGAGAGGTCTTTCACTAGATGACTTGGTGGCTCTCTTAG GTGCACACACTATAGGTTTTATGCATTGCTCGTCCTTTATGAACCGCATATACAACTTCAACGCCACACATGACATCGACCCTACGCTACGTCCATCGTTTGCAGCAAGCTTAAAGGGCATATGTCCACTCAAAAACAGGGCTAAAAATGCAGGAATAAGCAATGATCCTTCATCAACAACATTTGATAATACTCATTACAGGCTAATTCTGCAAAAGAAGAGTTTGTTATCTTCGGATCATTCTTTGCTGACTAATCCGAAAACGAAGAGCCTAGTTTATAAGTTTGGTACATCAAAAGCAGCTTTCTATAAGGCTTTTTCTAATTCCATGATTAAGATGAGTAGCCTTACAGGAGGTCAAGAAGTTAGAAAAGATTGCAGGGTAGTGAACTAA